In one Sandaracinaceae bacterium genomic region, the following are encoded:
- a CDS encoding VCBS repeat-containing protein yields the protein MTSRFCPFLELIPSLEDSLAGANGVAFADFNGDGRGDILTGSESGGAVRLYNQLSSGGFASPATLSVTAAVRVLRTGPLFDDPASTTDDAIDDLVVVNGSSGQVTAVCNGSTGAAATSAVLPTVVMGARDAVVVRVNASAHAVAYISPLQGNLYLAETIGPFAPRCTSLAFDPNTLAIGAVSPTAITGGRFLTRGTAVEDIVVITTTGDAFLFANAPAQAGGFQLVAAPIATGLTGALSATAGDFNGDGRLDVVVGTATGAHFIENTDGTATGFVASAISGSPVDVVSTSASDINLDGRDDLITASSSADSVDWWERVGTGWLRHSLVSDFNGARAAVAGDVDSDGDLDVIAAAFQAATVTWWTTEIVSNATFVRANVDRAFDGASVSLAADMNQDSRPDIVGLGTQLLSWWTVEGTATAPVYTESEIAPLDDGAALASGDLNRDGVVDLVVADDDGLRVMLNDDDGDAWMTLAGANGLGVSGVGLIALELGDVTGDGFVDIVGTTATSVQYWESSGGGVPTFVHTVVGAQANATAVALGDVNGDERVDIVVSNGAAMATPGLQVFTRATPSAAFAPMVIPDAPSASHVVVGDLDGDGIDEIFSGERNFGALVAYWTWTGSAFEQHVISTAFLSTWTHRLELADMDSDGDLDLVVAFGASVAVRWFENVNGTDTGWVSHLVTAVGARAEGLAAADYDQDGDTDLVVAHEGDSEVILYKNDGVAWWRPSGR from the coding sequence GTGACCTCGCGCTTCTGCCCCTTCCTCGAGCTGATCCCGAGCCTGGAGGACTCGCTGGCGGGCGCCAACGGGGTGGCCTTCGCCGACTTCAACGGGGATGGTCGCGGCGACATCTTGACCGGCAGCGAGAGCGGCGGAGCCGTGCGCCTCTACAACCAGCTGTCCAGTGGGGGCTTCGCCTCTCCGGCCACGCTCTCCGTGACCGCAGCGGTGCGTGTCCTGCGCACGGGGCCGCTGTTCGACGACCCAGCCTCCACCACAGACGACGCCATCGACGACCTGGTGGTGGTCAACGGCTCCAGCGGGCAGGTCACCGCCGTCTGCAACGGGAGCACGGGAGCCGCAGCCACGTCGGCCGTTCTGCCCACCGTGGTCATGGGTGCGCGCGACGCGGTGGTCGTGCGGGTCAACGCCAGCGCTCACGCGGTGGCCTACATCTCGCCGCTGCAAGGCAACCTGTACCTGGCGGAGACCATCGGGCCCTTTGCGCCCCGCTGCACCTCGCTCGCCTTCGACCCCAACACCCTCGCCATCGGCGCCGTCAGCCCCACCGCCATCACGGGGGGGCGCTTCTTGACCCGCGGGACCGCGGTCGAGGACATCGTCGTCATCACCACCACGGGCGACGCGTTCCTGTTCGCCAACGCGCCGGCGCAGGCCGGCGGCTTCCAGCTGGTGGCGGCACCCATCGCCACCGGCCTCACCGGCGCGCTGAGCGCGACGGCGGGTGACTTCAACGGCGACGGACGCCTGGACGTGGTGGTGGGCACCGCCACCGGCGCGCACTTCATCGAGAACACTGACGGCACCGCCACGGGCTTCGTGGCGAGCGCCATTTCAGGCAGCCCGGTGGACGTGGTCAGCACGTCCGCGAGCGACATCAACCTCGACGGTCGCGACGACTTGATCACGGCGTCTTCCTCGGCCGACAGCGTCGACTGGTGGGAGCGCGTGGGCACGGGGTGGCTGCGCCACTCGCTGGTCTCCGACTTCAACGGGGCCCGCGCGGCCGTCGCGGGCGACGTGGACTCGGATGGCGACCTGGACGTCATCGCGGCCGCATTCCAAGCCGCCACGGTCACTTGGTGGACCACCGAGATCGTCAGCAACGCCACGTTCGTGCGCGCCAACGTGGACCGCGCCTTCGACGGCGCCAGCGTCTCTCTCGCAGCGGACATGAACCAGGACTCCCGGCCGGACATCGTGGGCCTGGGCACGCAGCTGCTCTCCTGGTGGACCGTCGAAGGCACCGCCACGGCCCCGGTCTACACCGAGTCGGAGATCGCGCCCCTCGACGACGGTGCGGCGCTCGCTTCGGGCGACCTGAACCGCGACGGAGTGGTGGACTTGGTGGTGGCCGACGACGACGGCCTGCGCGTCATGCTCAACGACGATGATGGCGACGCGTGGATGACCCTTGCGGGGGCGAACGGCCTCGGCGTCTCGGGCGTGGGCTTGATTGCCCTCGAGCTCGGCGACGTGACCGGTGATGGCTTCGTGGACATCGTGGGGACCACCGCGACGTCGGTGCAGTACTGGGAGAGCTCGGGCGGTGGCGTGCCCACGTTCGTCCACACGGTCGTGGGCGCGCAGGCCAATGCCACTGCGGTCGCGCTGGGTGACGTGAACGGGGACGAGCGCGTCGACATCGTGGTGTCGAATGGCGCGGCGATGGCCACTCCGGGGCTGCAGGTGTTCACCCGCGCGACCCCGAGCGCGGCGTTCGCACCCATGGTCATCCCCGATGCGCCCAGCGCTTCGCACGTGGTGGTGGGTGACCTCGATGGCGACGGCATCGATGAGATCTTCTCGGGCGAGCGGAACTTCGGGGCCCTGGTGGCCTACTGGACCTGGACCGGCTCGGCGTTCGAGCAGCACGTCATCTCCACGGCGTTCCTCTCCACGTGGACGCACCGCCTCGAGCTCGCTGACATGGACTCCGACGGTGACCTCGATCTGGTGGTCGCCTTCGGCGCCTCCGTGGCCGTGCGCTGGTTCGAGAACGTCAACGGCACCGACACGGGCTGGGTCTCGCACTTGGTCACCGCGGTGGGTGCGCGTGCCGAAGGGCTGGCGGCGGCCGACTACGATCAAGACGGCGACACCGACTTGGTCGTGGCGCACGAGGGCGACTCCGAGGTCATCCTCTACAAGAACGATGGCGTTGCGTGGTGGCGTCCAAGCGGTAGATAG
- a CDS encoding putative metal-binding motif-containing protein yields MTCSNSFLRSALVIALLGLGSTGCSVLDLVDPPTFELNDNDRACIVDDDCAGVVIVSERGSLLANSDPDQTGPMPACLEASVGCNANRGVCEAEVRVRSGDGDEFFDPACQGYAFPPFVEDCDDSDPAIGARDSDGDGQVSTLCAREPGNDCDDTRGSVRSGAAAEYCDGFISDCDAWVDGVSPARPEEDRDGDLVAAPDADCDVATAGEAGLTLVFAKDDCDDANPFVFADAPEVCDGVINDCVTSGPRAGEDGDGDGFGLPDADCEDSDAFPKTDCDDTNAATYPGAPEVCDRITNDCNMPQVVQLAEDRDGDGFASYDAPCAPVPSPTGSAMTEATTT; encoded by the coding sequence ATGACGTGTTCCAACTCCTTCCTCCGCTCGGCGCTCGTCATCGCCCTGCTAGGGCTGGGCAGCACGGGCTGCAGCGTGCTCGACCTGGTGGACCCCCCCACCTTCGAGCTGAACGACAACGACCGCGCGTGCATCGTGGATGACGACTGCGCGGGCGTGGTCATCGTGAGCGAGCGTGGGTCGCTGCTCGCGAACTCGGATCCGGATCAGACGGGGCCCATGCCCGCGTGCCTCGAGGCGAGCGTCGGATGCAATGCGAACCGCGGCGTCTGCGAGGCCGAGGTCAGGGTGCGCAGTGGGGACGGCGACGAGTTCTTCGACCCGGCGTGCCAGGGCTACGCTTTTCCGCCTTTCGTGGAGGACTGCGACGACAGCGATCCCGCGATCGGGGCGCGCGACTCCGACGGCGATGGTCAGGTCTCCACGCTCTGTGCGCGCGAGCCGGGGAACGATTGCGATGACACCCGGGGCTCGGTGCGCAGCGGTGCCGCCGCCGAGTACTGCGACGGGTTCATCAGCGACTGCGACGCGTGGGTGGACGGGGTGAGTCCAGCGCGTCCCGAGGAGGACCGAGACGGCGACCTGGTGGCGGCCCCCGATGCGGACTGCGATGTGGCGACGGCTGGCGAGGCGGGCCTCACGTTGGTGTTCGCCAAAGACGACTGCGACGACGCCAACCCCTTCGTGTTCGCGGACGCACCCGAGGTCTGCGATGGCGTCATCAATGACTGCGTGACCTCGGGTCCGCGCGCAGGCGAGGACGGCGACGGGGATGGCTTCGGGCTCCCCGACGCCGACTGCGAGGACAGCGACGCGTTCCCGAAGACGGACTGCGACGACACGAACGCCGCGACCTACCCGGGCGCGCCCGAGGTCTGCGATCGCATCACCAACGACTGCAACATGCCCCAGGTGGTGCAGCTCGCAGAGGACCGGGACGGCGACGGTTTCGCTTCGTACGACGCACCCTGCGCGCCGGTCCCATCCCCTACGGGGAGTGCAATGACGGAGGCGACAACGACGTGA
- a CDS encoding PEGA domain-containing protein — translation MRSPSVLSRLAALLPLLLCLSFSAPAPVAAQTEGGDTLEGQDEAAIAEARERYAQGAEFFRRERYSAAIAELTEAYRLWQNPTILFALAQAYEGDSQVLAAIETYQRYLDTTPESDTRRPDVESRIRLLNQLLATLRIASNAPGMVFINGQEVGPAPGEIRVPTGRHQIEVRAEGYRPERQTVTIAAGTEVQLTFTLREEETRTEIIRVSEGRAPIRLPRSAFMVSAGVTVAAVGAWVGLAGTAVRQANTYNDQPVRSDAERRDAQAWGRRADIMMGVAGGLAVGTLVIGILTDWDGDDDEDDGGDGGGDAGATGPAPEADVVPQRGGAVLMLGWRR, via the coding sequence ATGAGGTCCCCCAGCGTGCTCTCGCGGCTCGCCGCGCTGCTCCCCTTGTTGCTCTGCTTGAGCTTCTCCGCGCCGGCCCCCGTGGCCGCCCAGACCGAGGGCGGTGACACGCTCGAGGGTCAGGACGAGGCCGCCATCGCCGAGGCGCGCGAGCGCTATGCGCAGGGCGCAGAGTTCTTCCGGCGGGAGCGCTACTCGGCGGCCATCGCGGAGCTCACCGAGGCCTACCGGCTGTGGCAGAACCCCACCATCCTCTTCGCGCTGGCCCAGGCCTATGAAGGCGACAGTCAGGTGCTCGCCGCCATCGAGACCTACCAGCGCTACTTGGACACCACGCCGGAGAGCGACACGCGGCGTCCGGACGTGGAGAGCCGCATCCGCCTGCTGAACCAGCTCTTGGCCACGCTGCGCATCGCCTCCAACGCGCCGGGCATGGTCTTCATCAACGGCCAGGAGGTGGGGCCTGCTCCCGGCGAGATTCGCGTCCCCACGGGCCGCCATCAGATCGAGGTGCGCGCGGAGGGCTACCGCCCCGAGCGCCAGACGGTCACCATCGCGGCGGGCACGGAGGTCCAGCTGACCTTCACGTTGCGCGAGGAAGAGACGCGCACCGAGATCATCCGCGTGTCCGAGGGGCGGGCGCCCATCCGGCTCCCGCGCTCTGCGTTCATGGTCAGCGCGGGGGTCACCGTGGCGGCGGTGGGGGCCTGGGTAGGCTTGGCCGGCACGGCGGTGCGGCAGGCCAACACGTACAACGACCAGCCGGTGCGCTCGGACGCCGAGCGTCGCGACGCCCAGGCGTGGGGCCGGCGCGCGGACATCATGATGGGCGTGGCCGGCGGCTTGGCCGTGGGCACGCTGGTCATCGGTATCCTCACGGACTGGGACGGTGACGACGACGAGGATGACGGAGGAGATGGAGGCGGCGATGCTGGAGCCACGGGCCCGGCGCCCGAGGCCGACGTTGTCCCGCAGCGCGGCGGCGCGGTGCTCATGCTGGGGTGGCGCCGATGA